The Mesorhizobium sp. B1-1-8 genome contains a region encoding:
- a CDS encoding lipoprotein-releasing ABC transporter permease subunit, translated as MSEAAAAARSPAGAFSGFERMVAWRYLRSRRKETVISVIASISFLGIMLGVATLIVVMAVMNGFRAELLTRILGVNGHLIVQPLDSPLEDYAQVASRINGVSGVKYAIPLIDGQVLAQGNVGGGTGALVRGIRGDDLGKIAIVASNIKEGTLDGFDAGEGVAIGKRMAENLGLVLGDTITLISPDGDVTPLGTNPRMKGYKVTAIFEVGMSEYDSSIVYMPFSEAQLYFNMDGRAQTIEIYVDNPDNVDALKPLVEQAAQRPIDLVDWRQRNETFFSALQVERNVMFMILTLIVLVAALNIISGLIMLVKDKGHDIAILRTMGASRGAILRIFLMTGAAIGVTGTIAGVLLGVVICLNIESIRQFFSWMTGRILFNPELYFLSQLPAKMDPRETTYVVIMALALSFLATVFPAWRAARLDPVEALRYE; from the coding sequence ATGAGCGAGGCGGCGGCAGCGGCCCGATCACCGGCAGGCGCCTTTTCGGGCTTCGAGCGCATGGTGGCGTGGCGCTATCTGCGTTCGCGACGCAAGGAGACGGTGATCTCGGTCATCGCCTCGATCTCCTTCCTCGGCATCATGCTGGGCGTCGCGACGCTGATCGTCGTCATGGCGGTGATGAACGGTTTTCGCGCCGAGCTGCTCACCCGCATCCTCGGCGTGAACGGCCATCTGATCGTGCAGCCGTTGGATTCGCCGCTGGAGGACTATGCCCAGGTGGCGAGCCGCATCAACGGTGTGTCCGGCGTCAAATACGCCATCCCGCTGATCGACGGGCAGGTGCTGGCGCAAGGCAATGTCGGCGGCGGCACCGGCGCGCTGGTGCGCGGCATTCGCGGCGACGACCTCGGCAAGATCGCCATCGTCGCCAGCAACATCAAGGAAGGCACGCTCGACGGCTTCGACGCCGGCGAGGGCGTGGCGATCGGCAAGCGCATGGCCGAGAATCTGGGCCTCGTGCTCGGCGACACCATCACGCTGATCTCGCCGGATGGCGACGTCACCCCGCTCGGCACGAACCCGCGCATGAAGGGCTACAAGGTCACGGCGATCTTCGAGGTCGGCATGTCGGAATATGACAGCTCGATCGTCTACATGCCGTTTTCCGAGGCGCAGCTCTATTTCAACATGGACGGACGGGCGCAGACCATCGAGATCTATGTTGACAACCCAGACAATGTCGACGCGCTGAAGCCGCTGGTCGAACAGGCGGCGCAGCGGCCGATCGATCTCGTCGACTGGCGCCAGCGCAACGAAACCTTCTTCTCGGCCTTGCAGGTCGAGCGCAACGTCATGTTCATGATCCTGACGCTGATCGTGCTGGTGGCGGCGCTCAACATCATCTCGGGCCTGATCATGCTGGTGAAGGACAAGGGCCACGACATCGCCATCCTGCGCACGATGGGCGCCTCGCGTGGCGCCATCCTGCGCATCTTCCTGATGACGGGGGCGGCGATCGGCGTCACCGGCACCATTGCCGGTGTGCTGCTCGGCGTCGTCATCTGCCTCAACATCGAATCGATCCGCCAGTTCTTCTCCTGGATGACCGGGCGGATCCTGTTCAACCCCGAGCTCTATTTCCTCAGCCAGCTGCCGGCGAAGATGGATCCGCGCGAGACCACCTATGTCGTCATCATGGCGCTGGCGCTGTCGTTCCTGGCGACGGTGTTTCCGGCCTGGCGGGCGGCGCGGCTCGATCCCGTCGAAGCCTTGAGGTACGAATGA
- a CDS encoding ABC transporter ATP-binding protein, giving the protein MADAIIELKGVERHYVQGPRKLTILNGADFSLKRGEMVALVAPSGTGKSTLLHTAGLLERPDAGDVVLSGRACGRLSDEERTAIRRNDVGFVYQFHHLLPEFSALENIMMPQLIKGLGRKDASERAAQLLDYMQIGKRAQHRPSELSGGEQQRVAIARAVANAPLVLLADEPTGNLDPATASYVFDALEALVRQSGLAALIATHNHELAGRMDRRVTLAEGKVVPL; this is encoded by the coding sequence ATGGCCGACGCCATTATCGAGCTCAAGGGCGTCGAGCGGCACTATGTCCAGGGGCCGCGCAAGCTCACCATTTTGAACGGCGCCGATTTCTCGCTGAAGCGCGGCGAGATGGTGGCGCTGGTGGCGCCGTCGGGCACCGGCAAGTCGACCTTGCTGCACACGGCAGGCCTGCTCGAGCGGCCCGACGCCGGCGACGTGGTCCTGAGCGGGCGCGCCTGCGGCCGGCTTTCCGACGAGGAACGCACCGCCATCCGCCGCAACGATGTCGGTTTCGTCTACCAGTTCCATCATCTGCTGCCGGAATTCTCGGCGCTCGAAAACATCATGATGCCGCAGCTGATCAAGGGTCTGGGACGCAAGGACGCCTCCGAGCGGGCGGCGCAGCTTCTCGACTATATGCAGATCGGCAAGCGCGCCCAGCACCGGCCATCCGAGCTTTCGGGCGGCGAGCAGCAACGTGTCGCAATTGCCCGCGCGGTCGCCAATGCGCCGCTGGTGCTGCTGGCCGACGAGCCGACCGGCAACCTCGATCCGGCAACCGCGTCTTATGTCTTCGACGCGCTGGAGGCGCTGGTCAGGCAGTCGGGGCTCGCGGCGTTGATCGCCACCCACAATCACGAGCTGGCCGGGCGCATGGACCGGCGGGTGACATTGGCAGAGGGCAAGGTGGTGCCGCTTTAG
- a CDS encoding site-2 protease family protein: MSVIVTVILVAGNLGLIFLLMTVPLGLRTVRVSRVVAADRHRLWQALWPFGSDAGWSGEILSAEPLDCEGMTLVKLSWEGRDGQPIERKAVFEDVVEESRFSMRVIDDTALDPSFWANYRETAELVPEGDATRVTLTQTDRYRGLAFLIFRYFALRRELGKLQLWVRTGEFRKGGWFEHPLSQVGFAVLSAFILWPFFGLNPGGLILAAILTSVVALHELGHMAAFRLTGHRRARMIFIPLLGGIAIGGRPYDSRFEVAFVALMGAGFSAFLVPVLIAASGFVGGEGHRLAAALLATLAGCASLFNIANLVPVWKFDGGQVLRQICPGPVVLAAASFFLLFALLALGWRAGFSSSFLLIAGAVFSILSLITMGSGVKPRHELKPIQSFDRLAMAGALLAVFAIHGYGLLWAAAQLA, encoded by the coding sequence GTGTCGGTCATCGTCACGGTCATCCTGGTGGCCGGAAATCTTGGACTGATCTTTCTCTTGATGACGGTGCCGCTCGGGCTGCGCACGGTCCGGGTCAGCCGCGTGGTGGCGGCCGACCGGCATCGCCTGTGGCAGGCGCTGTGGCCGTTCGGCAGCGACGCCGGCTGGTCGGGCGAAATCCTCTCGGCCGAGCCGCTGGACTGCGAGGGCATGACCCTGGTCAAACTGTCCTGGGAGGGCAGGGACGGCCAGCCGATCGAGCGCAAGGCGGTGTTCGAGGATGTCGTGGAAGAGAGCCGTTTTTCGATGCGCGTCATCGACGATACTGCGCTCGATCCCTCGTTCTGGGCCAATTATCGCGAGACCGCCGAGCTGGTGCCCGAGGGCGATGCAACGCGGGTCACCCTGACGCAGACCGACCGCTATCGCGGTCTCGCCTTCCTGATCTTCCGCTATTTTGCGCTGCGCCGCGAGCTCGGCAAGCTGCAGCTCTGGGTGCGGACTGGCGAGTTTCGCAAGGGCGGCTGGTTCGAGCATCCGCTCAGCCAGGTCGGCTTCGCCGTGCTTTCGGCTTTCATCCTGTGGCCGTTCTTCGGCCTCAACCCCGGCGGACTGATCCTGGCCGCCATCCTGACCTCGGTGGTGGCGCTGCACGAGCTCGGTCATATGGCGGCGTTCCGGCTGACGGGGCATCGCCGGGCGCGGATGATCTTCATCCCGCTGCTTGGCGGCATCGCCATCGGCGGCAGGCCCTATGACAGCCGCTTCGAGGTCGCCTTCGTGGCGCTGATGGGCGCCGGCTTCTCCGCCTTCCTGGTGCCGGTGCTGATCGCGGCCAGCGGCTTCGTCGGCGGCGAGGGACATCGCCTGGCGGCGGCGCTTCTGGCCACACTTGCCGGCTGCGCCTCGCTGTTCAACATCGCCAATCTGGTGCCGGTGTGGAAATTCGACGGCGGCCAGGTGCTGCGCCAGATCTGCCCCGGGCCGGTCGTGCTCGCGGCGGCGTCGTTCTTCCTGCTGTTCGCCCTGCTGGCGCTCGGCTGGCGGGCCGGCTTCTCGTCCAGCTTCTTGCTGATTGCCGGCGCGGTGTTTTCGATTCTCAGCCTGATCACCATGGGCAGCGGCGTGAAGCCGCGCCACGAGCTGAAGCCGATCCAGTCTTTCGATCGTCTCGCCATGGCCGGCGCGTTGCTCGCCGTTTTCGCCATCCACGGTTATGGCCTGCTGTGGGCCGCGGCGCAGCTGGCCTGA
- the lipB gene encoding lipoyl(octanoyl) transferase LipB, whose product MTERSQIATSFLPLPGSAPVEWVIEPGLTAYPDALAVMEARAEAIRSGAAGEMVWLVEHPPLYTAGTSARIEDLIEPDRFPVFAAGRGGEYTYHGPGQRVAYVMLDLKRRREDVRAFVAALEHWIIGTLAAFNVRGERREDRVGVWVVRPDRPALPDGSLAEDKIAAIGIRLRRWVSFHGIAINVEPELGHFSGIVPCGVSDHGVTSLVDLGLPVTMADLDLALKSAFEDVFGPAAVPLVEAVRKAG is encoded by the coding sequence ATGACAGAACGCAGCCAGATCGCCACGTCGTTCCTGCCCCTGCCCGGTTCGGCGCCGGTCGAATGGGTGATCGAGCCCGGCCTTACCGCCTATCCCGATGCGCTTGCCGTCATGGAAGCGCGGGCAGAGGCAATCCGCTCAGGCGCGGCCGGCGAGATGGTCTGGCTGGTCGAGCACCCGCCGCTCTATACGGCCGGTACCAGCGCCCGCATCGAGGATCTCATCGAGCCGGACCGGTTTCCGGTATTCGCCGCCGGGCGCGGCGGTGAATACACCTATCACGGCCCCGGCCAGCGCGTGGCCTATGTCATGCTTGACCTGAAACGCCGGCGCGAGGACGTCCGCGCCTTTGTCGCCGCGCTCGAACACTGGATCATCGGCACGCTCGCCGCCTTCAACGTGCGCGGCGAACGGCGCGAGGACCGCGTCGGCGTCTGGGTAGTGCGGCCGGACCGCCCTGCCCTGCCTGACGGCTCACTGGCCGAGGACAAGATCGCGGCAATCGGCATCAGACTGCGGCGCTGGGTGAGCTTTCACGGCATCGCCATCAACGTTGAACCCGAGCTTGGCCATTTCAGCGGCATCGTGCCCTGCGGCGTTTCGGATCATGGCGTGACCAGCCTCGTCGATCTCGGCCTGCCCGTCACCATGGCCGATCTCGACCTGGCGCTGAAATCCGCCTTCGAGGATGTGTTCGGGCCGGCGGCGGTGCCACTCGTCGAGGCAGTTCGCAAGGCAGGCTGA
- a CDS encoding phosphoenolpyruvate carboxylase produces the protein MEQSRRIKFREDERSLLLRLLLQVASAREPEIAAVLGGRRSLVSLAAEQRIPALQASGVWFQLLTIADELLAMRARRELEQGAGVDEVPGCFASVIAQMAANGHSAEEVQATLDELCVGPTMTAHPTEAKRVTVLEIHRRIYRKLTELDQPRWAPRERDLLVADLESEIELLWMTGELRLERPTVEREIAWGLHFFREVIFEATPQLYGKLEGAFERHYPGKPIRIPSFMRYASWIGGDRDGNPNVTAAVTDHAMAEYRNTAIGWYLAQVQRLVTVLSASSNVIDLPASFKPMLQTALDKSGQAQMIAARNPDEPLRQFASALLARLVATRDGGAAAYLSAEAFRADLNALSSVLEAIGGRAVAKRFVQPLLWQVGSFGFHTVSLDIRQNSTIVNRVLAELFALTNPADPVAAGTPQWSARIRSALSGGERLEIDASRLSPEAAELLSTFAVIREHISGSDADAVGSFVLSMTRSADDLLAVYLLAQYCGLSTAPGSGTIRLRIVPLFETIADLQAAPGILNGLLGVSLVRRTVGDFGARQEIMLGYSDSNKDGGFLASNWELAKAQKRLAAVGRKHNVRISFFHGRGGSVSRGGAPTGRAIAAQPQGTVAGSMRVTEQGEVASSKFANRGTGLNQLEILAAAVLAHGVRSPDDVEPKETPEFDEALEALAGMSQASYAGLMAEPGFLDYFNRASPVAELALLKMGSRPDRRFGASGIADLRAIPWVFAWSQNRHLLTGWYGIGSALSSFVTVRGEAGRELLARMFEHSRFFRLIVDEAEKTLYQSDMEIARLYASLVSDSDAARRIHARIAAEYELTRRLIGDLTGGDLSARFPMFKRRFDNLRRQMDDIHRLQVDLLREVRANIGTADQKRATDALLVSINCISAGLGWTG, from the coding sequence TTGGAACAGAGCAGACGCATCAAGTTTCGCGAGGACGAGCGCAGCCTTTTGTTGCGCCTGCTGCTTCAGGTCGCCAGCGCGCGTGAGCCCGAGATCGCCGCCGTTCTGGGCGGACGCAGGTCGCTTGTCTCCCTCGCCGCGGAGCAGCGCATCCCGGCGCTTCAGGCGAGCGGCGTATGGTTCCAGTTGCTGACTATTGCCGACGAGTTGCTTGCCATGCGGGCGCGACGCGAACTCGAACAAGGCGCGGGTGTCGATGAAGTGCCCGGGTGCTTCGCCAGCGTGATCGCGCAGATGGCGGCGAATGGGCACTCGGCGGAGGAAGTCCAGGCGACGCTCGATGAGCTTTGCGTCGGGCCGACCATGACCGCGCACCCGACGGAGGCCAAACGCGTCACGGTGCTGGAGATCCACCGCCGTATCTATCGCAAGCTGACCGAGCTCGACCAGCCGCGCTGGGCGCCGCGCGAACGCGACCTGTTGGTCGCTGATCTGGAAAGCGAGATCGAGCTTCTGTGGATGACGGGCGAGCTGCGGCTGGAGCGCCCGACGGTCGAGCGCGAAATCGCCTGGGGCCTGCATTTCTTTCGCGAAGTCATCTTCGAGGCAACGCCGCAGCTCTATGGCAAGCTTGAAGGCGCCTTCGAGCGTCACTATCCGGGAAAGCCGATCAGAATTCCCTCCTTCATGCGCTATGCCTCGTGGATCGGCGGCGACCGCGATGGCAATCCAAATGTGACGGCTGCGGTCACCGACCATGCCATGGCCGAATACCGCAATACCGCCATAGGCTGGTATCTGGCGCAGGTGCAGCGGCTGGTGACGGTGCTCAGCGCCAGTTCGAACGTCATCGACCTGCCGGCCAGCTTCAAGCCGATGCTGCAAACGGCGCTCGATAAAAGCGGACAGGCGCAAATGATCGCCGCCCGTAACCCTGACGAACCGCTTCGCCAGTTCGCCTCGGCCTTGCTTGCCCGGCTGGTGGCCACGCGGGACGGCGGTGCGGCGGCGTACCTTTCGGCAGAGGCGTTTCGTGCCGATCTGAACGCGCTGTCTTCCGTTCTCGAAGCGATCGGAGGGCGCGCGGTAGCCAAGCGTTTCGTCCAGCCTCTGCTTTGGCAAGTCGGAAGCTTCGGCTTCCACACAGTCTCGCTCGACATCCGGCAGAACTCCACGATCGTCAACCGGGTGCTGGCCGAGCTGTTTGCGCTGACAAATCCCGCCGATCCGGTCGCGGCCGGTACACCGCAATGGTCGGCGCGCATCCGCTCGGCCCTAAGTGGGGGCGAGCGGCTGGAGATCGACGCAAGCCGGCTCTCGCCTGAAGCAGCTGAACTGCTTTCGACATTCGCCGTCATCCGCGAGCATATCTCCGGCTCGGATGCCGACGCTGTCGGCTCTTTCGTGCTGAGCATGACCCGCTCGGCCGACGACCTGCTCGCGGTCTATCTGCTGGCGCAATATTGTGGACTTTCGACCGCGCCCGGCAGCGGCACAATCCGGCTGCGGATCGTGCCATTGTTCGAGACCATCGCCGATCTGCAGGCCGCTCCCGGCATCCTGAACGGATTGCTCGGCGTTTCGCTGGTGAGGCGTACGGTGGGGGATTTCGGCGCGCGCCAGGAAATCATGCTTGGCTATTCGGATTCCAACAAAGACGGCGGTTTCCTCGCTTCCAATTGGGAACTGGCAAAAGCGCAAAAGCGCCTCGCTGCCGTCGGGCGCAAGCATAACGTCAGGATCAGTTTCTTCCACGGTCGCGGCGGCTCTGTCAGCCGTGGCGGCGCACCGACCGGCCGGGCGATCGCGGCGCAGCCGCAAGGCACTGTCGCCGGAAGCATGCGGGTAACGGAGCAGGGCGAGGTCGCATCTTCGAAGTTCGCCAATCGTGGCACGGGGCTCAACCAGCTCGAGATACTCGCCGCTGCCGTGCTGGCCCACGGTGTCCGATCGCCCGACGATGTCGAGCCGAAGGAAACGCCCGAGTTTGACGAAGCGCTGGAAGCGCTGGCAGGCATGTCGCAGGCATCCTATGCCGGGTTGATGGCTGAGCCCGGCTTCCTCGATTATTTCAACCGGGCGAGCCCCGTCGCGGAACTGGCGCTCCTGAAAATGGGCTCACGGCCGGATCGCCGCTTCGGCGCCAGCGGCATTGCCGACCTGCGCGCCATTCCATGGGTGTTCGCCTGGAGCCAGAACCGTCATTTGTTGACCGGCTGGTATGGCATCGGCAGCGCGCTCAGCTCCTTCGTCACAGTGCGCGGCGAGGCCGGGCGCGAACTTCTGGCGCGCATGTTCGAACACTCGCGCTTCTTCCGCCTGATCGTCGACGAGGCCGAGAAGACGCTTTACCAGTCCGACATGGAGATCGCGCGGCTCTACGCCAGCCTGGTGTCCGACAGCGATGCGGCCAGACGAATCCACGCCCGCATCGCCGCCGAATACGAGTTGACGCGACGCCTGATTGGCGACCTCACAGGAGGCGATCTTTCCGCGCGCTTTCCGATGTTCAAGCGGCGTTTCGACAATCTGCGGCGGCAGATGGACGACATTCACCGGCTGCAGGTCGATCTGCTGCGTGAAGTTCGTGCAAATATCGGCACAGCGGATCAAAAAAGGGCGACCGACGCTCTGCTCGTATCGATCAATTGCATCTCGGCTGGCCTTGGGTGGACGGGATAG
- the sucD gene encoding succinate--CoA ligase subunit alpha: MAILLNRSTRVIVQGFTGKIGSFHADDMKRYGTKLVGGVTPGKGGQTHLGLPVFNTVKGAVRETRAEASIVFVPPPFAADSIMEAADAGIKLCVCITDGIPSQDMMQVKRYMRRYRFEDRMRLVGPNCAGVITPGQALMGIMPGSIYLPGRVGIVGRSGTLGYEAASQMKALGIGVSTSVGIGGDPINGSSFKDILQLFERDEDTDAVVMIGEIGGPQEAEAAIWARDNMRKPLIAYIAGLSAPKGRRMGHAGAIISAFGESAQEKVEILKEAGVVIVPTPASFGEVVAETLSRTKKAA, encoded by the coding sequence ATGGCAATCCTGCTCAACCGCAGCACGCGCGTCATCGTGCAAGGGTTCACCGGCAAGATCGGCAGCTTCCATGCCGACGATATGAAGCGCTACGGCACCAAGCTGGTCGGCGGCGTCACCCCCGGCAAGGGCGGCCAGACGCATCTCGGCCTGCCTGTCTTCAACACCGTCAAGGGCGCGGTGCGCGAGACGCGCGCCGAAGCCAGCATCGTCTTCGTGCCGCCGCCCTTCGCCGCCGATTCGATCATGGAAGCGGCGGATGCCGGCATAAAGCTCTGCGTCTGCATCACCGACGGTATTCCCTCGCAGGATATGATGCAGGTCAAGCGCTACATGCGCCGCTACCGCTTCGAGGACCGCATGCGGCTGGTCGGCCCGAACTGCGCCGGCGTCATCACGCCCGGACAGGCGCTGATGGGCATCATGCCCGGCAGCATCTACCTGCCCGGCCGCGTCGGCATCGTCGGCCGCTCCGGCACACTGGGCTACGAGGCGGCCTCGCAGATGAAGGCGCTCGGCATCGGAGTGTCGACCAGCGTCGGTATTGGCGGCGACCCGATCAACGGCTCGTCCTTCAAGGACATTCTGCAGCTGTTCGAGCGGGACGAGGACACCGACGCCGTGGTGATGATCGGCGAGATCGGCGGGCCGCAGGAAGCCGAAGCCGCGATCTGGGCGCGCGACAATATGCGGAAGCCGCTCATCGCCTACATCGCCGGGCTGTCAGCGCCGAAAGGCCGCCGCATGGGCCACGCCGGCGCCATCATCTCGGCTTTTGGGGAATCGGCGCAGGAGAAGGTCGAAATCCTCAAAGAGGCCGGCGTCGTGATCGTGCCGACCCCTGCCTCCTTCGGCGAGGTCGTGGCGGAGACGCTGTCGCGGACGAAGAAGGCGGCGTGA
- a CDS encoding malate--CoA ligase subunit beta codes for MDIHEYQAKELLARHGVHVPRGGLAYSPEQATYRAREIGGSKWVLKAQVHSGARGKAGGIKLCANDEEISNAAEAMLGRKLVTQQTGPRGKLISRLYLEEAVDIAQELYLGFVLDRKEERVMIVASAAGGMEIEDIVEEAPGSIIRATVDPGVGMQQFQAREIAFGLGLESNLIGKTTETILGCYQVFRDYDASMLEINPLVVTRDGSLVALDAKMSFDENALFRRPEISELRDKSQEDPRETFASDRGLSYVGLEGNIGCIINGAGLAMATMDMIKIAGGEPANFLDIGGGASPERVAKSFRAVLGDKNVETILVNIFAGINRCDWVAEGVIKAIREVGVDVPLVVRLSGTKVEEGRRILADSGEAVIVAETLAEAAEKAVAAWRAAAKKKAA; via the coding sequence ATGGACATTCACGAATATCAGGCCAAGGAACTGCTCGCCCGTCACGGCGTGCATGTGCCGCGCGGCGGCCTCGCCTACAGCCCCGAGCAGGCCACATACCGGGCGCGCGAGATCGGCGGCTCGAAATGGGTGCTGAAGGCGCAGGTTCATTCCGGCGCCCGCGGCAAGGCCGGCGGCATCAAGCTGTGCGCCAATGACGAGGAGATCTCCAACGCGGCGGAAGCGATGCTCGGCCGCAAGCTGGTGACCCAGCAGACCGGCCCGCGCGGCAAGCTGATCTCGCGCCTCTATCTCGAGGAGGCGGTCGACATCGCGCAGGAACTCTATCTCGGCTTCGTGCTCGACCGCAAAGAAGAGCGCGTCATGATCGTCGCGTCGGCCGCTGGCGGCATGGAGATCGAGGATATCGTCGAGGAGGCGCCGGGTTCGATCATCCGCGCCACCGTCGATCCCGGTGTCGGCATGCAGCAGTTCCAGGCGCGTGAGATCGCCTTCGGCCTCGGACTTGAAAGCAACCTGATCGGCAAGACGACCGAAACCATCCTCGGCTGCTACCAGGTGTTCCGCGACTACGACGCCTCGATGCTGGAGATCAACCCGCTGGTGGTGACCCGCGACGGCAGCCTTGTCGCGCTCGACGCAAAAATGTCGTTCGACGAGAACGCGTTGTTCCGGCGGCCGGAAATTTCCGAACTGCGCGACAAGAGCCAGGAAGACCCGCGCGAGACTTTCGCCAGCGACCGCGGCCTCTCCTATGTCGGCCTGGAAGGCAACATCGGCTGCATCATCAACGGCGCAGGCCTCGCCATGGCGACGATGGACATGATCAAGATTGCCGGCGGCGAACCGGCCAACTTCCTCGACATCGGCGGCGGCGCCTCGCCGGAGCGGGTGGCGAAATCCTTCCGCGCCGTTCTCGGCGACAAGAACGTCGAGACCATCCTGGTCAACATCTTCGCCGGCATCAACCGCTGCGACTGGGTGGCCGAAGGCGTCATCAAGGCGATCCGCGAGGTCGGCGTCGACGTGCCGCTGGTGGTGCGGCTGTCCGGCACCAAGGTCGAGGAAGGACGCCGCATCCTGGCCGATTCCGGCGAAGCGGTGATTGTCGCCGAAACGCTGGCCGAAGCCGCCGAAAAAGCCGTCGCCGCCTGGCGCGCGGCCGCCAAGAAAAAAGCAGCCTGA
- a CDS encoding HpcH/HpaI aldolase/citrate lyase family protein — protein MSHTINHLKKLRLQRSELAVPGSSPEMIDKAANSAADFVFLDIEDAVAPPDKERARKNIIQALNDIDWRARGKTVSVRINGLDTHYMYRDVVDVMEQAGDRLDTILVPKVGVPADLYMVEAMVNQIEMAKGFKTRVGLEALIETALGMANVEAIAAAPGRLEAMHFGVADYAASNKARTVNIGGLNPDYPGDQWHFALARMTVACRAYGLRAIDGPFGDFSDPEGYTAAARRAAALGIEGKWAIHPSQIALANDVFSPPEKEVARARRILEVLKEAEALGKGAAALDGKMIDAASERMARNVLAVSEAIERAGQTHAAR, from the coding sequence ATGAGCCATACCATCAACCACCTCAAGAAACTGCGGCTGCAGCGCAGCGAGCTGGCAGTTCCGGGCTCCAGCCCCGAGATGATCGACAAGGCGGCGAACAGCGCCGCCGACTTCGTCTTCCTCGACATCGAGGATGCCGTCGCCCCGCCCGACAAGGAACGCGCCCGCAAGAACATCATCCAGGCGTTGAACGACATCGACTGGCGCGCCAGGGGCAAGACCGTCTCGGTGCGCATCAACGGCCTCGACACGCATTACATGTACCGCGACGTCGTCGACGTGATGGAGCAGGCCGGCGACCGGCTGGACACCATCCTGGTGCCGAAAGTCGGCGTGCCAGCCGACCTCTATATGGTCGAGGCCATGGTCAACCAGATCGAGATGGCCAAGGGTTTCAAGACCCGCGTCGGCCTCGAAGCCTTGATCGAGACCGCGCTCGGCATGGCCAATGTCGAGGCGATCGCCGCCGCGCCCGGCCGGCTGGAGGCGATGCATTTCGGCGTCGCCGACTATGCCGCCAGCAACAAGGCCCGAACCGTCAACATCGGCGGCCTCAACCCCGACTATCCCGGCGACCAGTGGCATTTTGCCCTGGCGCGCATGACGGTCGCCTGCCGCGCCTATGGCCTGCGCGCCATCGACGGTCCGTTCGGCGACTTCTCTGATCCCGAAGGCTATACGGCCGCCGCCAGACGCGCAGCCGCGCTCGGCATCGAGGGCAAATGGGCGATCCATCCCTCGCAGATCGCGCTTGCCAACGATGTGTTTTCGCCGCCGGAAAAGGAAGTCGCCCGCGCCAGGCGCATCCTGGAGGTGCTCAAAGAGGCGGAGGCGCTCGGCAAGGGCGCCGCAGCGCTCGACGGCAAGATGATCGACGCGGCGTCGGAGCGCATGGCGCGCAACGTGCTGGCGGTAAGCGAGGCGATCGAACGCGCCGGCCAAACGCACGCCGCGCGGTAG